The DNA segment TCTCGCTGGTACGACGGTAGAGCATATCCAGCGCTTCCAAAAGTTCATTTTCACGAACTACCGCCAACGCTAATGGTTGCTGTAATATTCTGGACAATTCATCGAAGCCAAAGATATCTGTAGGGTCTGCCATCCCTACCACCAAAGCGCCATTTTCTTCGGTTAATACCACAGCCCTAAATCGGCGGGCATAGGATTCGGGTAAACGCTGGGTAATCTCTGGCTTAAAATCAAAATTTCTTAGTTGAATAAAAGGTACATCCAACTGCTGCGACAAAAGATTTAGCAGGGCATCTTCTTCTACCATACCCAGATCAATGAGCGCACGACCTAATTTTTTTCCGCTTTGTTTTTGCGAGGCAAGTGCATCCCCTAACTGATCATCAGTGATCAGATTATTTTGCACCAGCAGGTCGCCGAGGCGAATTTTCTTTCTTTCTGTATTAGGCAATGGTCTCTACCTTTATTGCTAATTTGTAACCCACTACAGGGCTGCCAGTCGTTTTCTGGCATAGTCATTTAATGACTTGCTAATACGGCGTGAATCAATCCCCCGCCGATACGCTTCTTTAGCCAACGCGCTCTTACTTTGCATATCTAACGCAATGGCCATACCGACCCACCAGTCACCACGACTGGCATCATATTCCAACAAACGACGATAGGACTGCACAGACAATTCATACTGCTGATCGCTTCTGGCAATAAAACCCAACAACTCATAATAGCCAGCATGGACATTAACCGCCGGGCGTTCGGTTTTCATCAACGCAATAGCCTCAAGCGGATTACCTGCGGCATAAAACAAGCGCGCCTGAATCATAATCAGTTCAATATCTCTGGGAGCGATATCGCGTAATGGCACTAATAACTGCTGCGCCTGCGCTTCTTTTTTCTGCGACAACCACAGTGAAGCCAGCACTTTACCGGAGCGAATTGCCAAGGGATTTTTCTGCATAAACGCAGCCAGTTTTTCTTCAGCGACGACTGACTGGTTATTACGAATTAATTTTTTCGCTTCCTGACTGGCTATCAAATCACGCTGAGGCAGGGATAATGGCTTTTGTTTTTTAATCGGTTTTTTTGCAGCTGCTGGTGGCGGCGATGCCTTTGGCAAACTTTTGCTTGCAACGGGCTTTTGTACGGGACTGGTGACTATCGCCTTGGCTACGGGCGCCACTTCAACAACTGAAGGCACAACTGTCTCGACGGGTTCTCGTTGTTTTTCTACCGCGACCACTTCAGGTTTAACAGGCTTTTCCGCAACCGGTTTTTTAATGGCAGCCAATTTATCGATCGCCGATGAGTTGGCGGTAGTTTGATATTGAAAAACTGAAAAGGCGACAACAATAAATAGAACAATCACTGCCAGAGATAATAAAGGCATCAACCATTTATTTTTACTGGTCTGCTTTTGCCCGGTCATCCAATCGAGATTGACCTCCTCCCTGGCCTGCTGATTGCGACGATCATCCAGATCGTTCAGCATATCGTTGACCAAACTCATTGAAAACCACCTGGCATTGTAAAAAACAGCCCCAACATAATACCTAAACCTACTGCGACAGAAGCGGCAAAAACCCAACCCGTCACACTACCGGGCAAATCAACACCTTCAGTATCTTTAACGGCGGACACTAAATGCCCTTTGGTGACCTGCTGATCCCCTTTACCATAGGCTGCCATCAACGCTTTGTGGCAAAGAATATTAACCAGCCGTGGCACGCCCTTGCTGGCTTTATACACATACTGCAAAGCGCTCTCATTAAATAACTGAGCACCGTTATAGCCCGCTGTAGCGACACGATGCTGAATATAATTTCTCGTGCCTTCTTTATCTAAAGGGGGTAATTCGTAAGAGAATGTCACCCGTTGCAGTAACTGACGCAAACTATCATGGGCCAACAGACGATCTAATTCGGGCTGACCAAACAACACAATATGAATTAGCTTGGTGGTTTCAGTTTCCAGATTTGAAATTAAGCGCAGAGCTTCCAGTGATTTTGGCGGCATAGCCTGTGCTTCATCAACCACTAAGACTACCTGCTTTCCCTCAGCTACCAATTCTACTAATCGCTCGTTGATGCTGTTTTGATATTCATTAATCCCATCCCGAGACTTACATTTAACACCTAACTCTTCAGCTATAGCGCGATATAAAGCGGTAGGGTTTAGAAAAGGATTGGGGATATAGGCGGTATAGAAACTATCATCCAGTGTATTCAGTAATTTTCGGCATAACATGGTTTTACCGGTACCCACTTCACCAACCACCTTGATAAAACCTTCACCATTAGCCAGCGCTACCTGTAGCATATTAAATGCTTCACGATGCCCCTGGGCATTGAGAAAAAAAGCGGTATTAGGTGTCAAGCCAAAGGGCTGATCCTTAAGGCCAAAGTGCTCTTTATACATTATATAAAGCTCGCTTTAGGCTTGGCGGGTAAATCATTCAATACTGCCACCTTCATCATCTGCGCCGTATGACGTGTCTAACACCCGACGGAATTCATCAAAGCGCTGCTGTGAACGGCGGGTGGCTTCAGGCAGACCATCCGGCCCCATAATCACCGGCTTTAGTAAAATCACCAATTCATTTTTAACCGTTACATTACGCTGCTGGCTAAACAGGTGGCCCACAAAGGGCATATCACCAAATACCGGCGTACCGGAGTTATTATCCAGCGAACGGTTTTGCATCAACCCCCCTAAGACCACAACTTGACCACTGCGTGCATAGACAACGCTATCGGTCTCACGAATAGTGCTTAAAGCCAGCGGCAGTTCGACCACCTGGTCACCGAGGGTAATCACTTTGACCTGATCTTCTACATCACTAATGGATGGGTGGATATGCAAAATAATTTCATCATCTTCACTAATCTGTGGCGTAACATCCAGTGCAATACCAGAGAAGAAAGGCGTTAATTCGATTTCCGGGTTGTTAGTGGTAGTACCGGTTGATGTGGTGGTGGTGTTAGAAATTTCGGTGACAAAGAATTCGTCCTGACCGACTTTAATCACCGCCTTCTGGTTATTCACTGTGGATATTCTTGGACTGGATAGCACTTGCACACTGCCCTGAGTTTCCAGCAACTGAATCACCCCGGTAAAATCATCCGAGGTAAAGGCACCGCTAAACGCACCACCAATACCACTGGGGCTAACGACTGACGAGCCGTTAACACCAAATACCAGGTCATTGCCATTAACATCAGCCACGGCCGTCCAATCGATACCGGTTTGATAGCTATCACTCAGCTGTACTTCGAGAATTTTTGCTTCCAAGACCACCTGACGGCGCATAATAATTTCAGCGCGACGTAAAAAGTCTTTGGCAGTATCAATTTCTTCGGGCATAGCCCGAATCACAATAATACCGGCCT comes from the Oceanicoccus sagamiensis genome and includes:
- a CDS encoding tetratricopeptide repeat protein, translated to MSLVNDMLNDLDDRRNQQAREEVNLDWMTGQKQTSKNKWLMPLLSLAVIVLFIVVAFSVFQYQTTANSSAIDKLAAIKKPVAEKPVKPEVVAVEKQREPVETVVPSVVEVAPVAKAIVTSPVQKPVASKSLPKASPPPAAAKKPIKKQKPLSLPQRDLIASQEAKKLIRNNQSVVAEEKLAAFMQKNPLAIRSGKVLASLWLSQKKEAQAQQLLVPLRDIAPRDIELIMIQARLFYAAGNPLEAIALMKTERPAVNVHAGYYELLGFIARSDQQYELSVQSYRRLLEYDASRGDWWVGMAIALDMQSKSALAKEAYRRGIDSRRISKSLNDYARKRLAAL
- a CDS encoding ExeA family protein, which translates into the protein MYKEHFGLKDQPFGLTPNTAFFLNAQGHREAFNMLQVALANGEGFIKVVGEVGTGKTMLCRKLLNTLDDSFYTAYIPNPFLNPTALYRAIAEELGVKCKSRDGINEYQNSINERLVELVAEGKQVVLVVDEAQAMPPKSLEALRLISNLETETTKLIHIVLFGQPELDRLLAHDSLRQLLQRVTFSYELPPLDKEGTRNYIQHRVATAGYNGAQLFNESALQYVYKASKGVPRLVNILCHKALMAAYGKGDQQVTKGHLVSAVKDTEGVDLPGSVTGWVFAASVAVGLGIMLGLFFTMPGGFQ
- the mshL gene encoding pilus (MSHA type) biogenesis protein MshL, which codes for MRYQQLITFGLTASLLASCAMTPRETRDNSGIELIQEELAAIEEKPAVEEALPPPQVDDALLPPLMGDSRGTASSDLFDVSVDEVSARDFFMGLVKGTPYNMVVHPDVQGTISLELQNVDIEEVMTVVNDVYGYSYKKRGNLYQILPGGLRSEVFHIDYLSLKRSGVSETQVTNGEVTDAGTSNSGGSSSDSNNNSNNRNNNNNSGSGGGNVGAQIRTETESDFWTELQQTLTVLVGEGDGRRVIVTPQAGIIVIRAMPEEIDTAKDFLRRAEIIMRRQVVLEAKILEVQLSDSYQTGIDWTAVADVNGNDLVFGVNGSSVVSPSGIGGAFSGAFTSDDFTGVIQLLETQGSVQVLSSPRISTVNNQKAVIKVGQDEFFVTEISNTTTTSTGTTTNNPEIELTPFFSGIALDVTPQISEDDEIILHIHPSISDVEDQVKVITLGDQVVELPLALSTIRETDSVVYARSGQVVVLGGLMQNRSLDNNSGTPVFGDMPFVGHLFSQQRNVTVKNELVILLKPVIMGPDGLPEATRRSQQRFDEFRRVLDTSYGADDEGGSIE